The following are from one region of the Jatrophihabitans telluris genome:
- a CDS encoding aldo/keto reductase — MELRSATRCPFPVSAVGLGTWQLGADWGAVTDADSTAILRAADEAGVRVFDTADVYGDGRSEQTIGRYLADRSRERPEADRIAVFTKMGRRAEQLESNYVLDNFRAWNDRSRANLGVDTLDLVQLHCPPDEVFASDAVFDALDTMVAEGRMRAYGVSVETCEQALTAIARPRVASVQIILNAFRQKPLDEVLPAAASAGVAVIARVPLASGLLSGRFDHDTTFAAGDHRNYNRHGEAFDVGETFAGVPYDEGVEAAKAFSAIANSVGLSPIQLALRWILDQPGVTTVIPGASSVSQAQANAATDSLAPLQETTLRAVGSLYDERIRPLVHDRW, encoded by the coding sequence ATGGAACTTCGAAGCGCGACCCGTTGCCCGTTCCCGGTGTCGGCGGTCGGGCTCGGCACCTGGCAGCTCGGCGCCGACTGGGGCGCGGTGACGGATGCGGATTCGACCGCGATCCTGCGCGCCGCCGACGAGGCGGGGGTACGGGTCTTCGACACCGCGGACGTCTATGGCGACGGGCGCAGTGAGCAGACCATCGGCCGCTACCTGGCCGACCGCTCGCGCGAGCGTCCCGAGGCCGACCGGATCGCGGTCTTCACGAAGATGGGACGTCGGGCCGAGCAACTCGAGTCCAACTACGTGCTGGACAACTTCCGGGCGTGGAACGATCGCTCGAGGGCGAACCTCGGTGTGGACACGCTGGACCTGGTGCAACTGCACTGCCCCCCGGACGAAGTCTTCGCCTCCGACGCCGTGTTCGATGCGTTGGACACGATGGTGGCCGAGGGCCGCATGCGGGCTTACGGCGTGAGCGTGGAAACCTGCGAGCAGGCACTGACCGCGATCGCCCGCCCCCGTGTCGCGAGCGTGCAGATCATTCTGAATGCGTTCCGCCAGAAGCCGCTGGACGAGGTGCTGCCCGCCGCCGCCTCGGCGGGCGTCGCCGTCATCGCTCGGGTCCCGCTCGCCTCCGGCTTGTTATCGGGCAGGTTCGACCACGACACCACGTTCGCCGCCGGCGATCACCGCAACTACAACCGGCACGGTGAAGCCTTCGATGTAGGGGAGACCTTCGCGGGAGTCCCCTACGACGAGGGTGTCGAGGCGGCGAAGGCATTCTCCGCGATCGCTAACTCCGTGGGGCTGAGTCCCATTCAGCTGGCGCTGCGTTGGATTCTCGATCAGCCCGGCGTTACGACGGTCATTCCGGGTGCGAGCAGCGTCAGTCAGGCACAGGCCAACGCCGCGACGGATTCCCTTGCCCCGCTTCAGGAAACGACGCTGAGGGCGGTCGGGTCCTTGTACGACGAACGCATCCGCCCGCTCGTTCACGATCGCTGGTAG
- the serS gene encoding serine--tRNA ligase, producing MLDIKFIRDNPETVARAAALKGVEFDVAETVRVGDEVRRLQTTVDEGQRVRREVAEKFKGATPEQREQLRVEAKRNDDELKENRAQLEERRSELREYLLRAPNVPWEGSPVGDGEADNVVIRQWGAPREFDFEPIDHVDLFTKRNWAEFDRARKTAGDRAYALKNEAVLLERAIHSYAIDVLLGKDFELVSTPVLAQREALVGTGFLPGHAEEIYYLERDELFLAGTSEVALVGLNSNEVIDARELPRRYAGLSTCFRREVGSAGRDVRGLLRVHQFEKVEQFIICQADRAESDRWHEALLSTSEQILQSFELPHQVVECCTGDMGLGKYRMNDINTWFPSLQTYRETHSCSSLGDWQARRAGIRYKDTDGAIHFAYTLNNTAVATPRLLGALVENNQQADGSVTVPAVLRPYLGGRAVL from the coding sequence ATGCTCGATATCAAGTTCATCCGCGACAATCCCGAGACGGTGGCTCGAGCGGCAGCGCTCAAGGGCGTCGAATTCGACGTCGCCGAGACCGTCCGGGTCGGGGACGAGGTGCGGCGTCTGCAGACCACCGTCGACGAGGGCCAGCGGGTACGGCGGGAAGTCGCAGAGAAGTTCAAGGGCGCGACCCCCGAGCAGCGCGAGCAGCTTCGCGTCGAGGCCAAGCGCAACGACGACGAGCTCAAGGAGAACCGCGCCCAGCTGGAGGAACGTAGATCCGAGCTTCGCGAGTACCTGCTCCGTGCGCCGAATGTGCCCTGGGAGGGCTCGCCGGTCGGCGACGGCGAGGCCGACAATGTGGTCATCCGGCAGTGGGGGGCCCCACGAGAGTTCGACTTCGAACCCATCGACCACGTCGACCTGTTCACCAAGCGGAACTGGGCGGAGTTCGACCGAGCCCGCAAGACCGCGGGCGACCGCGCCTACGCGCTCAAGAACGAGGCCGTACTGCTGGAGCGGGCGATCCATTCGTACGCGATCGACGTCCTGCTCGGCAAGGACTTCGAGCTCGTCAGCACGCCGGTCCTGGCCCAGCGTGAGGCCCTGGTCGGTACGGGATTCCTCCCCGGTCACGCCGAGGAGATCTACTACCTCGAGCGGGACGAGCTCTTCCTGGCCGGCACCTCGGAGGTCGCCCTGGTCGGCCTGAACTCCAACGAGGTCATCGACGCTCGTGAGCTTCCGCGGCGCTACGCCGGACTGTCCACGTGCTTCCGGCGCGAGGTCGGCAGTGCCGGCCGTGACGTCCGCGGATTGCTGCGCGTGCATCAGTTCGAGAAGGTCGAGCAGTTCATCATCTGCCAGGCCGATCGTGCCGAATCCGACCGCTGGCACGAGGCGCTGCTCTCGACGTCCGAGCAGATCCTGCAGTCCTTCGAACTGCCGCACCAGGTGGTCGAGTGCTGCACCGGCGACATGGGGCTGGGCAAGTACCGGATGAACGACATCAACACCTGGTTCCCGTCGCTGCAGACCTACCGGGAAACCCACTCGTGCTCCTCACTGGGTGACTGGCAGGCGCGGCGGGCCGGGATCCGCTACAAGGACACCGACGGCGCGATCCATTTCGCCTACACCCTCAACAACACCGCGGTCGCGACGCCCCGGCTGCTGGGCGCGCTGGTCGAGAACAACCAGCAGGCCGACGGCAGCGTCACGGTTCCCGCGGTGTTGCGGCCCTATCTCGGTGGGAGAGCAGTCCTGTGA
- a CDS encoding exonuclease SbcCD subunit D encodes MRFLHTSDWHLGRTLHNVDLIDAQRSVLGQIVQLVRDPPDGIDIDAVLIAGDIYDRAVPPVEAVALFSEILTQLTRYTTVIVTSGNHDSAIRLGFGSGLFTDRLHVHSSLADIGRPVLIGDAAVYPLPYLDPDAARIALADRSADGPGEPLARSHEAIMSAALGRVRQDLATRPAGTRSVVMAHAFVMGGAVSDSERSIVVGGVEHVPAELFAGLDYIALGHLHGAQQPASATATVLRYSGSPLRYSFSERGHRKGVTLVDLPPGQGARVTSLDLRQPREMAELRGPLEDLIASASFAGYEQSWVKVTVTDRARPERLFDRLQSRFPHVLQVLHEPAGAAGTARTGRATATSVRELGSDFVSYVSRAPADSTELDLFEQAYERAALGLGRSA; translated from the coding sequence ATGCGGTTCCTGCACACCTCTGACTGGCATCTGGGGCGGACGTTGCACAACGTCGACCTCATCGACGCTCAGCGGTCCGTGCTGGGCCAGATCGTGCAGCTCGTGCGCGACCCCCCGGACGGAATCGACATCGATGCCGTCCTGATCGCCGGCGACATCTACGACCGCGCGGTGCCACCGGTCGAGGCGGTCGCCCTGTTCAGTGAGATCTTGACCCAGCTCACCCGGTACACGACGGTCATCGTGACCTCCGGCAACCACGATTCGGCCATCCGGCTCGGCTTCGGATCGGGCCTGTTCACCGATCGGCTGCACGTGCATTCGTCGTTGGCCGACATCGGCCGGCCCGTCCTCATCGGCGACGCCGCGGTGTACCCGCTTCCCTACCTCGATCCGGACGCCGCGCGTATCGCCCTGGCCGACCGCTCGGCCGACGGCCCGGGCGAGCCGCTGGCGCGTTCGCACGAGGCGATCATGTCGGCCGCTCTGGGGCGCGTGCGGCAGGATCTCGCCACTCGCCCCGCCGGCACGCGGTCAGTCGTCATGGCCCATGCGTTCGTGATGGGTGGTGCCGTCAGCGACAGCGAGCGATCCATCGTGGTCGGCGGGGTCGAACACGTACCCGCCGAATTGTTCGCCGGCCTGGACTACATCGCCCTCGGGCATCTGCACGGCGCCCAGCAGCCTGCCTCGGCCACCGCGACCGTCCTGCGCTACAGCGGCTCACCACTGCGCTATTCCTTCTCCGAGCGAGGCCACCGCAAGGGCGTCACGCTCGTCGATCTACCACCCGGCCAGGGGGCCCGCGTCACCTCGCTCGACCTACGCCAGCCTCGCGAGATGGCCGAGCTTCGCGGTCCGCTCGAAGACCTGATCGCCTCGGCGAGTTTCGCCGGTTACGAACAGAGCTGGGTCAAGGTGACCGTCACCGACCGCGCCCGCCCGGAACGCCTGTTCGACCGGCTCCAGTCCCGATTCCCGCACGTACTCCAGGTGCTGCACGAACCGGCTGGTGCGGCGGGCACGGCACGCACCGGTCGCGCCACCGCCACCAGCGTTCGCGAGCTGGGCAGCGACTTCGTGTCCTATGTCAGCCGTGCCCCCGCGGACTCCACCGAGCTGGATCTGTTCGAACAGGCCTACGAGCGGGCGGCCCTCGGCTTGGGTCGGTCGGCGTGA
- a CDS encoding AAA family ATPase: MRLHRLRLRAIGPFADDVELDFTELGQRGLFLLEGPTGSGKSTIIDAISFALYGRVAQASASAERLHSHHAAPGVEPMVELTFETGNGVYRIRRTPSYERPKRDGSGTRKINATVKIFKSTSPDHIDRAEPLSTRMAEADDEVLLAVGLNHEQFVQTMVLPQGEFAKFLQSRTEDKKALLQRLFGTELIAATQQELLAARQQAELQRAGGRVAVERAASSFAGSVGMDEAACTALDEAVQAGDAEVIIALVASTKASVEQAEAVRHSEQQAAVTWRCAALEELTAARDLAGRRARRAQLRARMDELESGAEATQAAEHELEAAENAVLVAPSAEALADAVAALAAARTADDDARAGLAAPLRRADSTELTTAAAEVRERIGALADDILREQHHDALAGQLAAANARAAELDSVLTRAASTLAELPGRLAEHRDQRDRSVAAQAEGTRLAAELSRARTRYSAAMQARAAADRAAFDEQITQTTLTALLDQESRLTALRSTRMASIAGELGLALQHGHECAVCGSVEHPRPARPRADHVSEQVLSSAEDELGRLRTAAEKAQGELHRQQTELAALRTAADQLSPEQAQAKVSELEQTLSQVRTVAERLGEAEGAIAETQETVDELTERLRQAEVERATLAERTESWTARMSEDAERLAVARAGFDTVTERRDELMATAARLGHAAEAAAALAEVVRQAAVAGQRFAAVLGESGFADEASWAAATRSRQARAALREHIAQHRQSVAAVLTQLSEPELNDPRLDADAADLAPLEATLAAAESAVQAAEQALGSARSLSTTTTRQATILTRAIADNAGVLAATSAAIRLGQLVAGNGDNQLKMELTTYVLIRRFAEVLDAANAQLRHIAGGRYTLEHTDARSGNTRSGLGLRVLDIHTGQARDPATLSGGETFYVSLALALGLADVVRSEAGGVDLGTLFVDEGFGSLDADALDEVLGVLDTLRSGGRAVGVVSHVSEMKARIADRIEVRVSTGGRSRLRVVA; this comes from the coding sequence GTGAGGCTGCACCGGCTCCGGCTGCGCGCCATCGGCCCCTTCGCCGACGACGTCGAACTGGACTTCACCGAGCTCGGGCAACGGGGGTTGTTCCTGCTCGAAGGCCCTACCGGCTCGGGCAAGTCGACGATCATCGATGCGATCAGCTTCGCCCTGTACGGACGAGTGGCGCAGGCCTCGGCCAGCGCGGAGCGGCTGCATTCCCACCACGCGGCCCCCGGGGTCGAGCCGATGGTCGAGCTCACCTTCGAAACCGGTAACGGCGTCTATCGCATCAGACGAACCCCCAGTTACGAGCGGCCCAAGCGCGACGGATCGGGAACTCGCAAGATCAACGCGACGGTCAAGATCTTCAAGAGCACCTCGCCGGACCACATCGACCGGGCCGAGCCGCTGTCCACCCGGATGGCCGAGGCCGACGACGAGGTGCTGCTGGCCGTCGGGCTCAATCACGAACAGTTCGTGCAGACGATGGTGTTGCCGCAGGGCGAGTTCGCCAAGTTCCTGCAATCTCGCACCGAGGACAAGAAGGCTTTACTGCAAAGGCTTTTCGGCACTGAACTCATCGCCGCGACGCAGCAGGAACTGCTGGCCGCCCGTCAGCAGGCCGAGCTGCAACGAGCCGGAGGGCGGGTGGCGGTGGAACGGGCAGCCAGCTCCTTCGCCGGGTCGGTGGGCATGGACGAAGCCGCCTGCACGGCCCTCGACGAAGCGGTTCAGGCAGGCGATGCCGAGGTGATCATCGCCCTGGTCGCCTCCACCAAGGCCAGCGTGGAACAGGCTGAAGCCGTCCGGCACAGCGAGCAGCAAGCGGCCGTCACCTGGCGCTGCGCGGCGCTGGAGGAGCTGACGGCGGCTCGCGATCTCGCCGGTCGCCGCGCTCGCCGCGCGCAGCTGCGAGCCCGCATGGACGAGCTGGAATCCGGCGCCGAGGCCACTCAGGCGGCCGAGCATGAGCTCGAGGCGGCAGAAAACGCTGTGCTGGTCGCCCCGTCGGCCGAGGCGCTGGCCGATGCAGTGGCCGCGCTGGCGGCCGCCCGGACCGCAGACGACGACGCGCGGGCCGGGTTGGCCGCCCCGCTGCGTCGCGCCGACTCGACCGAACTGACCACTGCGGCCGCCGAGGTACGCGAGCGGATCGGCGCACTCGCTGACGACATCCTCCGCGAGCAGCACCACGACGCGCTGGCCGGTCAGCTGGCCGCGGCGAACGCACGGGCGGCCGAGCTGGACTCGGTCCTTACCCGCGCGGCATCCACGCTCGCCGAGCTGCCGGGCCGGCTCGCCGAGCACCGCGATCAGCGGGACCGGTCCGTCGCCGCCCAGGCCGAGGGGACGCGCTTGGCGGCTGAGCTGTCCCGCGCCCGGACGCGGTATTCCGCAGCGATGCAGGCTCGGGCCGCGGCCGATCGCGCTGCCTTCGACGAGCAGATCACCCAGACGACCCTCACCGCACTGCTGGACCAGGAGTCTCGCCTGACGGCCCTGCGCAGCACTCGAATGGCGAGCATCGCCGGTGAGCTGGGTCTGGCGTTGCAGCACGGTCACGAATGTGCGGTGTGCGGCTCGGTCGAGCATCCCCGTCCGGCCCGGCCACGCGCCGATCACGTGAGCGAACAGGTCCTGTCCTCGGCCGAGGACGAGCTCGGGCGGCTGCGCACCGCGGCCGAGAAAGCGCAAGGCGAGTTGCACCGTCAACAGACCGAACTGGCCGCGCTGCGAACCGCGGCCGACCAGCTCTCCCCGGAGCAAGCACAGGCCAAAGTCAGCGAACTTGAGCAGACCCTGTCACAGGTCCGCACTGTGGCCGAACGGCTCGGCGAGGCCGAAGGTGCGATAGCCGAGACCCAGGAAACTGTTGATGAACTCACGGAGCGGCTGCGTCAGGCCGAGGTGGAACGAGCCACCCTCGCCGAACGCACGGAGTCCTGGACCGCTCGGATGAGCGAGGACGCCGAGCGACTGGCTGTCGCCAGGGCTGGATTCGACACGGTGACCGAACGCCGGGACGAACTGATGGCGACCGCCGCCAGGCTCGGCCACGCCGCGGAGGCGGCGGCAGCCCTCGCCGAGGTGGTCAGGCAGGCAGCGGTCGCGGGACAACGGTTCGCAGCGGTTCTCGGAGAATCGGGTTTCGCCGACGAAGCCTCCTGGGCCGCGGCGACGCGCAGCCGGCAGGCGCGGGCCGCGCTGCGCGAGCACATCGCCCAGCACCGGCAGTCGGTGGCCGCGGTACTCACCCAGTTGTCCGAACCCGAGCTCAACGATCCACGGCTGGACGCCGACGCTGCCGACCTCGCCCCGCTTGAAGCCACCCTCGCGGCCGCGGAATCCGCGGTGCAGGCCGCCGAGCAGGCACTCGGGTCGGCGCGGTCGCTGAGCACGACCACGACACGCCAGGCCACGATCCTGACCCGGGCGATCGCCGACAACGCCGGGGTGCTGGCCGCCACGAGCGCCGCGATCCGCCTCGGCCAACTCGTGGCCGGCAACGGTGACAACCAGCTGAAGATGGAGCTGACCACCTACGTGCTGATCCGTCGCTTCGCCGAGGTTCTTGACGCGGCCAACGCGCAGCTGCGGCACATCGCCGGCGGCCGCTACACCCTGGAACACACCGACGCCAGGAGCGGTAACACCCGCTCGGGCCTCGGGCTGCGCGTGCTCGACATCCACACCGGCCAGGCCCGGGATCCCGCCACGCTTTCGGGAGGCGAGACGTTCTACGTGTCACTGGCCCTCGCGCTCGGGCTGGCCGACGTGGTGCGGTCTGAAGCGGGCGGCGTCGATCTGGGGACACTGTTCGTCGACGAAGGGTTCGGCAGCCTCGACGCCGATGCCCTCGATGAGGTCCTGGGCGTGCTCGACACACTCAGGTCGGGCGGACGCGCGGTCGGCGTGGTCAGCCACGTGAGCGAGATGAAGGCACGCATCGCCGACCGGATCGAGGTCCGCGTGTCGACCGGCGGCAGATCCCGGCTGCGCGTCGTCGCCTGA
- a CDS encoding glycosyltransferase, which produces MSQLVNPSPVTDTAADETDTATATYPAVRDASPGPRVLGHQLPEREIWLSARGEAAAPVVDVVIPVFNEVHTIAASVSRLHSYLQTMLPASFRITIADNASTDGTWTMVRYLNRDLEHVAGVRLTERGRGHALHRVWGVSQARVLSYMDVELSTDLGAVLPLLAPLLSGHSDLAIGSRLARGARVVRGRKRELISRVYNRVVRASLRAGFSDAQCGFKAITADAAHLLLPHVRDTSHFFDTELLLIAERAGLRIYEVPVDWIENPDSHADLVDTAVTDLRGLWRMRGTLRSGAIPLAEIGARLNGGRIDVAATGAPTGPAQTTIQSI; this is translated from the coding sequence ATGAGCCAGCTAGTCAACCCCTCGCCCGTCACCGACACCGCCGCCGACGAGACCGACACCGCGACGGCCACCTACCCGGCCGTCCGGGACGCATCTCCGGGTCCACGGGTGCTCGGCCACCAGCTCCCCGAGCGGGAGATCTGGCTCAGCGCCCGTGGCGAGGCGGCCGCTCCGGTCGTCGACGTCGTGATCCCCGTCTTCAACGAAGTTCACACCATCGCCGCCAGTGTCAGCCGTCTCCACAGCTACCTGCAGACCATGCTGCCTGCCAGTTTCCGGATCACGATCGCCGACAACGCCAGCACCGACGGCACATGGACGATGGTGCGCTACCTCAACCGCGATCTTGAGCACGTCGCCGGGGTGCGGCTGACCGAACGGGGCCGAGGCCACGCCCTGCATCGCGTCTGGGGAGTCAGCCAGGCCCGGGTGCTGTCCTACATGGACGTGGAGCTGTCGACGGACCTCGGCGCTGTGCTCCCGCTGCTGGCTCCGCTGCTGTCCGGACACAGCGATCTGGCCATCGGTAGCCGGCTCGCCCGCGGCGCACGGGTCGTCCGCGGGCGCAAGCGCGAGCTGATCTCGCGTGTTTACAACCGGGTAGTGCGCGCGAGCCTGCGAGCCGGTTTCAGCGACGCGCAATGCGGCTTCAAGGCGATCACCGCCGACGCCGCCCACCTGCTCCTACCGCATGTCCGGGACACCAGCCACTTCTTCGACACCGAACTGCTGCTCATCGCCGAACGGGCCGGCCTGCGCATCTACGAGGTACCGGTCGACTGGATCGAGAACCCGGACAGCCACGCCGACCTGGTCGACACCGCGGTCACGGATCTGCGCGGGCTGTGGCGAATGAGGGGCACCCTTCGCTCCGGTGCGATCCCGTTGGCCGAGATCGGCGCCCGGCTCAACGGCGGCCGCATCGACGTCGCCGCCACGGGCGCACCCACTGGCCCCGCCCAGACCACCATCCAGTCGATCTGA
- a CDS encoding ArnT family glycosyltransferase has protein sequence MTSTLLKPTGRGHRRPATSGSEAHDAGRPADLGTGEAGGGSARSGRLNRLWTGEPADPRWARPSLLAMLVVTAVGYLYNLGASTTANSFYAAAVQAGTQSWKAFFFGSFDSSNYITVDKPPASLWVMELSGRIFGFNSWSMLAPQALEGVIAVGLVYGALRRASGPAAGLFAGATLALTPAAALMFRFNNPDAFLVLLLVAGAYCLVRALQSGRTAWLVLVGACVGFGFLTKMGQALLVVPAVGLAYLIAGPTRLGRRLVQLIAGGIAMVLSAGWWVAIVELMPASDRPYIGGSTDNSILNLAFGYNGLGRLFGGSGNGGGGGGNAVGNASFGGATGIGRLFNQQMAQQISWLLPAALIALVSGLWMTRRAPRTDLVRASLILWGGWLIVTGLVFSYMQGTIHPYYTVALAPAVAGLVAITGTVIWRQRLSLTAQLSGVAMLGATGIWTFHLLNQTPSWFPVLRYAAAALAIFGSVVLLMQRHFSRAALIAGVAAGAVVLSGSGAYAVATTTVAHTGSTPNVGTAAASGGGFGGGSAPGGARGLGGTPPTGTTGPTSTSGTGNTSGAGNTDTGSTSSALISLLKASNAKWAAAASSSMTAGSLELDSGQAVMSIGGFNGSDNAITLAQFKALVAKGEIGYFIGSGSGGLGGGGGGGGGTTAYSAIAAWVASNYTASTVGGTTVYALAT, from the coding sequence ATGACATCGACCTTGCTGAAACCGACCGGTCGCGGCCACCGCCGGCCGGCCACCAGCGGATCCGAGGCGCACGACGCCGGACGACCTGCCGACCTCGGAACCGGCGAGGCCGGGGGCGGTTCAGCCCGCTCCGGACGACTGAATCGGCTCTGGACCGGTGAGCCGGCCGACCCTCGTTGGGCCCGCCCGTCGCTGCTGGCGATGCTGGTCGTGACTGCCGTCGGGTACCTCTACAACCTCGGGGCCTCCACCACCGCGAACAGCTTCTACGCTGCCGCGGTCCAGGCGGGGACCCAGAGCTGGAAGGCGTTCTTCTTCGGCTCGTTCGACTCATCCAACTACATCACCGTCGACAAGCCGCCCGCGTCGCTGTGGGTCATGGAACTGTCCGGCCGCATCTTCGGCTTCAACTCCTGGAGCATGCTCGCGCCACAGGCACTCGAAGGCGTGATCGCGGTGGGCTTGGTTTACGGCGCGCTCCGCCGGGCCAGCGGGCCCGCGGCCGGCCTGTTCGCCGGCGCCACCCTGGCTCTTACTCCGGCCGCCGCCCTGATGTTCCGCTTCAACAATCCGGACGCGTTTCTGGTCCTGCTTCTGGTTGCGGGCGCGTACTGCCTCGTCCGGGCCCTGCAGTCCGGACGAACGGCGTGGCTGGTGCTGGTCGGCGCCTGCGTCGGGTTCGGCTTCCTGACCAAGATGGGCCAGGCACTGCTGGTGGTCCCCGCGGTCGGACTCGCCTATCTCATCGCCGGACCGACCCGGCTCGGTCGACGGCTGGTCCAGCTGATCGCCGGTGGCATCGCGATGGTCCTCAGTGCCGGCTGGTGGGTGGCGATCGTCGAGCTCATGCCGGCCTCGGACCGCCCCTACATCGGTGGATCCACCGACAACAGCATCCTCAACCTCGCCTTCGGCTACAACGGGCTCGGACGGCTCTTCGGTGGCTCCGGCAACGGCGGCGGGGGCGGGGGAAACGCCGTCGGGAACGCTTCCTTCGGTGGCGCAACGGGAATCGGCCGGTTGTTCAACCAGCAGATGGCCCAGCAGATCTCGTGGCTGCTGCCCGCGGCTCTGATCGCGTTGGTGTCCGGACTCTGGATGACCCGCCGCGCCCCGCGGACCGACCTCGTGCGCGCGTCCCTGATCCTGTGGGGCGGATGGCTGATCGTCACCGGACTGGTCTTCAGTTACATGCAAGGCACCATTCACCCTTATTACACCGTGGCATTGGCGCCGGCAGTCGCCGGCCTCGTCGCGATCACCGGCACCGTCATCTGGCGCCAGCGGCTGAGCCTGACGGCTCAACTGTCCGGCGTGGCCATGCTGGGTGCGACCGGCATCTGGACGTTCCATCTGCTGAACCAGACCCCTAGCTGGTTCCCTGTCCTGCGCTACGCCGCCGCCGCACTCGCCATCTTCGGTTCGGTGGTCCTGCTCATGCAACGGCACTTCTCGCGGGCCGCGCTCATCGCCGGGGTCGCTGCGGGTGCGGTGGTGCTGTCGGGGTCCGGTGCCTATGCGGTAGCGACCACGACCGTGGCCCACACCGGATCCACGCCCAACGTCGGCACAGCGGCCGCCAGCGGGGGCGGTTTCGGCGGCGGGTCAGCTCCCGGCGGCGCCCGCGGCCTCGGCGGCACCCCACCGACCGGGACCACCGGACCGACGTCGACGAGCGGCACGGGCAACACCAGCGGCGCGGGTAATACCGACACTGGCAGCACCAGCTCGGCCCTGATCAGCCTGCTGAAGGCCTCCAACGCCAAGTGGGCCGCTGCCGCGAGCAGTTCGATGACCGCCGGCTCCCTCGAACTCGACAGCGGCCAGGCGGTGATGTCGATCGGAGGTTTCAACGGCAGCGACAACGCCATCACCCTGGCCCAGTTCAAAGCCCTGGTGGCCAAGGGCGAGATCGGCTACTTCATCGGCTCGGGATCGGGGGGCCTCGGTGGCGGTGGCGGTGGCGGTGGCGGGACGACCGCCTACAGCGCGATTGCAGCCTGGGTCGCCTCGAACTACACCGCGTCCACGGTGGGGGGCACCACCGTCTATGCGCTGGCCACGTAG
- a CDS encoding exodeoxyribonuclease III encodes MFSVVTANVNGVRAAARRGGLTWLADSGADVLCLQEVRASDEQLAAVLAGSGLAGWQVAHAPATAAGRAGVAILTAQPTSAVRPGLAEFGDQGRWLEADLALPDSGAVLTVVSAYVHTGEADTERQIEKFAFLDAMSVRMSELADRSAAGLGEAVITGDLNVAHREEDLKNWKGNRGKAGFLPEERAYFDRWFGAGWADLGRRHAGPGPGPYTWWSWRGKAFDLDSGWRIDYLLATDGLARSTVKVEVGRAASYAERWSDHAAVTAWFE; translated from the coding sequence GTGTTCTCAGTCGTGACCGCCAACGTCAACGGCGTGCGGGCCGCGGCTCGGCGCGGTGGCCTGACCTGGCTGGCTGACAGCGGCGCGGACGTGCTCTGCCTGCAAGAGGTTCGGGCCAGCGATGAGCAGCTGGCGGCGGTGCTGGCCGGCTCCGGGCTGGCCGGCTGGCAGGTGGCCCACGCCCCGGCGACGGCGGCGGGCCGGGCCGGGGTGGCGATCCTGACCGCCCAGCCGACGTCGGCCGTCCGCCCCGGGCTGGCCGAGTTCGGGGACCAGGGCCGGTGGCTGGAGGCCGACCTCGCCCTGCCCGACTCCGGCGCCGTCCTGACCGTCGTGTCGGCCTATGTGCACACCGGCGAGGCCGACACCGAGCGTCAGATCGAGAAGTTCGCCTTCCTGGACGCGATGAGCGTGCGGATGTCCGAACTTGCCGACCGATCCGCCGCGGGACTGGGTGAGGCGGTGATCACCGGCGATCTGAATGTGGCTCACCGCGAGGAGGACCTCAAGAACTGGAAGGGAAACCGCGGCAAGGCCGGATTCCTGCCGGAGGAGCGTGCCTACTTCGACCGGTGGTTCGGCGCCGGCTGGGCCGACCTCGGTCGTCGGCACGCCGGCCCCGGACCCGGCCCGTACACCTGGTGGTCCTGGCGCGGTAAGGCCTTCGACCTCGATTCGGGCTGGCGCATCGACTACCTGTTGGCCACCGACGGACTGGCGCGGAGCACGGTGAAGGTCGAGGTCGGACGAGCGGCGAGCTACGCCGAACGCTGGAGCGATCATGCGGCGGTAACCGCGTGGTTCGAGTGA